The following coding sequences lie in one Acropora palmata chromosome 3, jaAcrPala1.3, whole genome shotgun sequence genomic window:
- the LOC141877364 gene encoding uncharacterized protein LOC141877364 isoform X1 yields MATGSEYTEEQLNFFRVCFITTNELTNGLRTIFKQEWDNRYKTTLGEWKDEAKNGQDFKNGESRGTQKRYKKLLATMINGNRAEWDCTMLFYAILFSDRVGCNLDAVVRSNVDNLREFRNEVFAHLPRGQMSKETFQTEIAKVQGAFEALGLSTAKIQEIRDQVNFPTRHLNQCLEEIKVLNDQLLNEINPFCKLPPKPSHDVAARSYEVAKITQELKQLKETNESRLSYFYISGNPGSGKSQLAGLVAQQIFMESTDAFVMTLNAADLDRLLDSYVSFARHLKCSEYAVTNTLNNKDLKTEEKIAYIKSLAGTKVELYDSWLLLVDNVVSIPEMHAYLPDTGNSHWSKGQLLITTQDTTSIPPDNIFIKQMSVGKGMAPSDATSLLAAISGITDDETAKKVAHALDYQPLALASAATFLRQLCDSKPSSNLGWGDFLEKLDEGKLKNTETFLLNTNASYPYSMTTAIALAVEKSMLSDRVLKHAFNIISLCAPQPLNLDIVTNYIQKVEENSDTNTEGEFNDKDVIGLRICKSSLLLLEEDNSEIYVRIHQVERDVIQRLIKQHWETQRFEVVHVSILSLNQFIVDRKTDDYTANGFRLVVPHLRFLSKQVEAIFKENDSSKAIKKIFNLKDYPDYFNLFGTICSVHFDLITAKRFASLALKLISHDSMPDHSYAASAHSLMGKVLYQMGTFEEGKRHFKRSLALQLQLLGSEHPDVAGSYNDLATVLRGQGHLKQAKEYHERALAIWQQTSGPQHPDVATSYNNLAIVLDDQGDLMQAKEYHERALAIRQKTLGPQHPDVASSYNNLANVLRDQGDLQQAMEYHERSLAIMQQTLGPQHPDVASSYSNLATVLHSQGDLKQAKEYHERALAIMQQTLGPQHPDVASSYNNLANVLSDQGDLMQAKEYHERALAIRQQTLGPQHPDVASSYNNLANVLSDQGDLMQAKEYHERALAISQKNLGPQHPDVASSYNNLANVLSDQGDLMQAKEYHERALAIRQQTLGPQHPDVALSYNDLAIVLRGQGDLKQAKEYHERALAIRQQTLGPQHRDVAVSYNNLAIVLGDQGDLKQAKEYHERALAIMQQTLGPQHPNVASSYNNLANVLSYQGDLKQAKEYYERALAIRQQTLGPQHPDVAMSYNDLAIVLRGQGDLKQAKEYLERALAIRQQTLGPQHPDVAMSYNNIASVLQYQAEADKTEIQGQEYYEQGSDDDVSSGQTSETREEDLPHEIHKLQLKEEPDKVAIFEGTVTSEGFHLDLNAGAIHLTFPPDTVAEPTDIMVYKWKYGACLPQLTENEAVVSNVIEISAVSEVGGLKFNSEVKVVLSHSAAGLEGYEVVLKRLTDKETNEWEETAGCDDIRQVSDLKDDYPCPNNVPYCFPVVRAGITECSSYAVVSRLKLSPKCTITVNGGTFAHLCYPQVTITVPQKAVATETRLSLELKGIRCNWGSALFVSPVTSYYCYDNVQEVPQDEFQRQDLFCGPILRVLCSSKATFLEPVTIQLPLSLGNKVVNLPQPSDCRVRIFFLSPERESKEWVEISDKLESPASYDGKLVKFKVQRFSGYAFLLDWTIIGSGVVTSVGIIAYLSSIIWKQPLVANFFAYFDPKERINSRDILFLICCPAHQCKDVKQELEKAGLTSREATSRRYMIPGRDKAFVFVSGGITFASDEDMGGFYLRFYGNVSHKAQLQVRLVSDQEHCKVEFRDTPDTRVKKNLLSTLNFNWSSSSIDRQIFSVSSASVAPSEEAPGGCSISTSSRKLKVTLLSIEWGSTKGGLSTINRELAIQLAKYDNVEVCMYLPEFSDKDQKEALDCRVSLLKAEKKPGYDDPIDWLASVPRNHPMDIVIGHGIHLGRQVPHIKESYPECKWVQVVHTDPEELAMFKTYRCPIAKGEKKHVAELELCKRADQVVAIGPKLADTCSHYCENEKILVITPGIFSAFSHIKQETKERRVFHVLVFGRGDIEDFEVKGYDIATQAVANLKDEEHPVKLVFVGAPTGKEEQITKMLLDQGISRRQLIVRSAKERKELAQEFKAADLVIMPSRTEGFGLSALEALSAGLPVRVSRNSGFGQALKELTFGENVLLNSDDLAE; encoded by the exons ATGGCTACGGGATCAGAATATACAGAGGAGCAACTCAACTTCTTCAGAGTTTGTTTCATTACCACTAACGAGTTAACGAACGGTCTGAGAACAATCTTCAAACAGGAATGGGACAACCGCTACAAAACTACACTTGGAGAATGGAAAGATGAGGCCAAAAACGGACAAGACTTCAAAAACGGGGAATCCCGAGGAACGCAGAAAAGATATAAAAAACTATTAGCAACCATGATTAATGGAAATAGAGCCGAATGGGATTGCACAATGCTGTTTTATGCTATCCTGTTTTCCGATCGTGTTGGGTGTAATCTGGATGCAGTAGTGCGGTCAAACGTAGATAATCTGAGAGAATTCCGTAACGAAGTCTTTGCTCATTTGCCACGAGGCCAGATGTCTAAGGAAACGTTTCAAACAGAAATCGCCAAAGTCCAGGGTGCGTTTGAAGCTCTTGGCCTGTCCACTGCAAAGATCCAAGAAATCAGGGATCAAGTAAATTTTCCCACCAGGCATTTGAATCAGTGCTTAGAAGAAATCAAAGTCCTTAATGATCAATTGCTGAATGAGATCAACCCCTTTTGCAAGCTTCCGCCCAAGCCTTCGCACGATGTTGCCGCGCGAAGTTATGAGGTGGCTAAGATAACTCAAGAGTTAAAACAACTAAAAGAGACCAACGAGAGCCGACTAAGCTACTTTTACATCTCAGGAAATCCTGGAAGTGGCAAATCTCAGTTGGCTGGACTCGTAGCACAGCAAATTTTCATGGAAAGCACAGATGCATTTGTGATGACTTTGAATGCTGCAGACCTTGACAGGCTTCTAGATTCATATGTCTCTTTTGCTCGACATCTCAAGTGTTCAGAGTATGCAGTTACCAATACTCTGAATAACAAAGACCTGAAGACGGAGGAGAAGATCGCTTACATAAAGTCTTTAGCTGGTACCAAAGTGGAGCTTTACGATTCGTGGCTGCTGTTAGTTGACAATGTCGTCAGCATACCTGAGATGCATGCTTATCTGCCAGACACAGGAAACAGCCACTGGAGTAAAGGTCAATTGCTGATCACAACTCAGGACACCACTTCTATCCCTCCAGACAacattttcataaaacaaatgTCTGTAGGCAAAGGCATGGCGCCATCTGACGCCACCTCCTTATTGGCTGCCATCTCCGGTATCACTGACGACGAGACAGCGAAAAAAGTTGCACATGCATTAGATTATCAACCTCTTGCCTTAGCAAGCGCCGCTACGTTTCTAAGACAACTTTGCGACAGTAAGCCATCATCGAACTTGGGCTGGGGAGACTTTCTCGAGAAACTTGATGAAGGCAAACTAAAAAACACTGAGACTTTCCTTTTAAACACAAATGCAAGTTATCCATATTCTATGACCACTGCGATTGCATTAGCCGTGGAAAAGTCGATGTTATCCGACAGAGTTCTAAAACACGCATTCAATATTATTTCTCTTTGTGCGCCACAACCATTAAACCTTGACATTGTAACCAACTACATTCAGAAGGTCGAGGAGAATAGCGATACGAACACAGAAGGCGAATTTAACGACAAAGATGTCATTGGTTTGAGGATTTGCAAGAGCTCGCTCCTGTTACTTGAAGAAGACAACAGCGAAATCTACGTTCGCATACATCAAGTTGAAAGAGATGTCATCCAACGTCTTATTAAGCAGCATTGGGAGACTCAACGTTTTGAAGTAGTTCATGTGTCCATTTTGTCTTTGAATCAATTTATAGTAGACAGGAAAACTGACGATTATACTGCTAATGGATTTAGGTTAGTAGTTCCTCATTTGAGATTCCTTTCAAAGCAAGTTGAAGctattttcaaggaaaatgacTCATCTAAAGCCATCAAAAAGATTTTTAACTTGAAAGATTATCCAGACTATTTTAACCTTTTTGGTACGATTTGTTCTGTACATTTCGATCTGATAACAGCAAAACGCTTTGCTAGTTTGGCTCTGAAGTTAATTTCCCACGATAGTATGCCTGATCACTCCTATGCAGCAAGCGCCCATTCTCTCATGGGCAAAGTACTTTACCAGATGGGAACGTTTGAGGAgggaaaacgtcacttcaaACGCTCTCTCGCTCTTCAGCTTCAACTGTTAGGGTCTGaacatcctgatgtcgcaGGTTCTTATAACGACTTAGCTACTGTACTTAGAGGTCAAGGTCACCtaaagcaagcaaaggagtatcatgagcgtgctcttgctatttGGCAACAAACGTCggggcctcaacatcctgatgtcgcaacttcttataacaacttagctattGTACTTGAtgatcaaggtgacctgatgcaagcaaaggagtatcatgagcgtgctcttgctattaggcaaaaaactttggggcctcaacatcctgatgtcgcaagttcttataacaacttagcGAATGTACTTAGGGATCAAGGTGACCTGCAGCAAGCAATGGAGTATCATGAGCGTTCTCTTGCTATTatgcaacaaactttggggcctcaacatcctgatgtcgcaaGTTCTTATAGCAACTTAGCTACTGTACTTCATAgtcaaggtgacctgaagcaagcaaaggagtatcatgagcgtgctcttgctattatgcaacaaactttgggccctcaacatcctgatgtcgcaagttcttataacaacttagcGAATGTACTTAgtgatcaaggtgacctgatgcaagcaaaggagtatcatgagcgtgctcttgctattaggcaacaaactttgggccctcaacatcctgatgtcgcaagttcttataacaacttagcGAATGTACTTAgtgatcaaggtgacctgatgcaagcaaaggagtatcatgagcgtgctcttgctataagccaaaaaaatttgggccctcaacatcctgatgtcgcaagttcttataacaacttagcGAATGTACTTAgtgatcaaggtgacctgatgcaagcaaaggagtatcatgagcgtgctcttgctattaggcaacaaactttggggcctcaacatcctgatgtcgcaTTATCTTATAACGACTTAGCTATTGTACTTCGTGgtcaaggtgacctgaagcaagcaaaggagtatcatgagcgtgctcttgctattaggcaacaaactttgggcCCTCAACATCGTGATGTCGCAGTGtcttataacaacttagctattGTACTTGgtgatcaaggtgacctgaagcaagcaaaggagtatcatgagcgtgctcttgctattatgcaacaaactttggggcctcaacatccaaatgtcgcaagttcttataacaacttagcGAATGTACTTAGTTatcaaggtgacctgaagcaagcaaaggagtattatgagcgtgctcttgctattaggcaacaaactttggggcctcaacatcctgatgtcgcaaTGTCTTATAACGACTTAGCTATTGTACTTCGTGgtcaaggtgacctgaagcaagcaaaggagtatcttgagcgtgctcttgctattaggcaacaaactttggggcctcaacatcctgatgtcgcaaTGTCTTATAACAACATAGCCTCTGTCCTGCAATATCAAG CTGAAGCTGATAAAACAGAGATACAGGGACAGGAGTACTATGAACAGGGCAGCGATGACGATGTTTCGAGCGGACAGACAAGTGAGACGAGAGAAGAGGACTTGCCTCACGAAATCCACAAACTACAGTTGAAAGAAGAACCAGACAAAGTGGCAATATTCGA agGAACTGTGACCAGCGAGGGCTTTCACTTGGACCTAAATGCAGGAGCCATTCACCTAACCTTCCCTCCCGATACTGTGGCTGAGCCCACCGATATAATGGTCTATAAATGGAAATATGGAGCCTGTTTACCTCAACTCACGGAGAATGAGGCTGTCGTGAGTAATGTGATTGAGATCTCTGCCGTCTCGGAGGTCGGGGGCTTAAAATTCAACAGTGAGGTGAAAGTGGTTCTTTCACACAGTGCTGCAGGCCTTGAAGGCTACGAGGTGGTTCTGAAAAGACTCACAGATAAGGAGACGAATGAATGGGAAGAAACAGCTGGATGTGATGATATTCGACAAGTTTCGG ATCTCAAGGATGATTACCCATGTCCAAATAACGTTCCATATTGCTTTCCTGTGGTACGAGCTGGTATAACGGAATGTTCATCGTATGCTGTGGTATCTCGGCTGAAGTTATCTCCAAAATGCACCATCACAGTCAATGGCGGAACATTCGCCCACCTCTGTTATCCTCAAGTCACAATCACAGTACCTCAAAAGGCTGTTGCAACCGAAACAAGGCTTTCTTTGGAACTAAAG GGGATACGTTGCAATTGGGGCTCCGCCCTGTTCGTCTCTCCGGTCACGTCATACTACTGTTATGATAAT GTTCAAGAGGTTCCCCAGGATGAATTTCAGCGTCAAGATCTGTTTTGTGGACCAATACTACGTGTTCTTTGCTCTTCAAAGGCCACATTTTTGGAGCCTGTTACAATACAATTACCTCTTTCTCTTGGAAATAAGGTGGTAAATCTTCCACAACCTTCTGATTGTCGTGttaggattttttttctcagcccCGAGAGAGAAAGCAAGGAATGGGTTGAAATTTCTGACAAGCTTGAAAGTCCTGCAAGTTACGATGGAAAACTTGTTAAGTTCAAAGTTCAGCGCTTCTCAGG ATACGCTTTCCTCCTTGATTGGACCATTATTGGGTCTGGTGTTGTTACTTCAGTTGGGATCATTGCCTATCTCTCAAGCATCATATGGAAGCAGCCGCTGGTGGCAAACTTCTTCGCTTATTTTGATCCAAAAGAACGCATCAATTCTCGCGATATCTTGTTCCTTATCTGCTGTCCTGCTCACCAGTGCAAAGATGTCAAACAAGAACTTGAAAAGGCTGGTTTAACATCTCGCGAAGCCACTTCCAGAAGATACATGATCCCTGGACGTGATAAGGCATTTGTGTTTGTGTCTGGAGGAATTACCTTTGCTAGTGACGAAGACATGGGAGGTTTTTACCTAAG GTTTTATGGCAACGTGTCACACAAGGCCCAACTTCAAGTTCGTCTGGTTAGTGACCAAGAACATTGCAAAGTGGAATTTCGTGACACCCCAGATACCAGAGTAAAGAAGAATTTGTTGTCAACACTGAACTTTAACTGGTCTTCTTCCAGTATTGATCGTCAG attttttctgtttcaagCGCGTCAGTTGCTCCTTCAGAGGAAGCCCCAGGAGGCTGCTCAATTTCGACTTCCAGCAGGAAGCTGAAAGTGACTCTTCTGAGTATCGAGTGGGGATCCACTAAAGGAGGACTGTCGACAATCAACCGAGAGCTTGCCATTCAATTGGCGAAGTATGACAATGTGGAAGTCTGTATGTACCTCCCTGAGTTCAGTGACAAAGATCAAAAAGAGGCGTTGGATTGCAGGGTCAGTTTACTGAAAGCAGAGAAGAAGCCTGGGTATGATGATCCAATTGACTGGTTGGCCTCTGTTCCACGAAATCATCCGATGGACATTGTCATTGGCCATGGGATCCATCTAGGTAGGCAGGTACCACATATAAAAGAGTCGTACCCTGAATGTAAGTGGGTTCAAGTTGTTCACACTGACCCTGAAGAACTTGCCATGTTTAAGACCTACCGTTGTCCCATTGCCAAAGGCGAGAAAAAGCATGTCGCTGAGCTCGAACTGTGCAAAAGAGCAGATCAAGTTGTGGCTATTGGTCCAAAATTAGCTGATACTTGCTCTCATTattgtgaaaatgaaaaaatcctTGTTATTACCCCGGGCATCTTTTCAGCGTTTTCTCATATAAAACAGGAAACTAAAGAGAGAAGAGTATTTCATGTTTTAGTCTTTGGACGTGGTGATATTGAAGATTTCGAGGTAAAGGGATACGACATTGCAACCCAGGCAGTTGCTAACCTTAAGGATGAAGAACACCCTGTCAAACTTGTGTTTGTTGGTGCGCCAACTGGAAAAGAGgagcaaataacaaaaatgttgcTTGACCAAGGCATTTCACGCCGTCAACTTATCGTGCGCAGTGCAAAGGAAAGGAAGGAGCTTGCTCAGGAGTTTAAGGCGGCCGATCTTGTCATAATGCCGTCAAGAACCGAAGGTTTTGGTCTAAGTGCTCTTGAAGCTTTGTCTGCTGGTCTGCCTGTGCGTGTCTCTCGTAATTCAGGCTTTGGGCAGGCCTTAAAAGAGTTAACCTTCGGTGAAAATGTTTTGCTAAATTCAGATGATCTTGCGGAGTGA